A window of Pirellula sp. SH-Sr6A contains these coding sequences:
- a CDS encoding class I SAM-dependent methyltransferase, translated as MIECPAIEKRVIQSHYDVSTLFYRLLWGPHIHHGYWEGSEPPATAQLALTERLAGLAEIRNGSVVYDIGCGMGGSSIWLARKRDCHVTGVTLSPVQKHWATLACLGRSFHNRPKFRCSDAESIHFDAQSADYVWSIECTEHLFDKPAFFKRAASWLKPGGRFALCAWLAGSPPLDSDRVSQVVKVCEGMFCPSLGTQDDYVQWFEQAGMRVVHQGLWTRNVERTWEICKRRVEQSGVRLIAKLLGRNHTLFLNHFDAILNAYRSGAMEYGYFVAEKVG; from the coding sequence ATGATTGAGTGTCCAGCGATTGAGAAGCGAGTGATCCAAAGTCACTACGATGTGAGCACCTTGTTCTATCGACTCTTATGGGGGCCACACATCCATCACGGCTACTGGGAGGGGAGCGAACCACCCGCCACAGCGCAACTCGCATTGACAGAGCGCCTCGCCGGGCTCGCGGAAATACGGAATGGCTCCGTCGTCTACGACATTGGCTGTGGAATGGGTGGTTCTTCTATTTGGTTGGCTCGAAAGAGAGATTGCCACGTTACAGGGGTTACGCTCAGCCCGGTACAGAAGCATTGGGCAACCCTCGCGTGCCTGGGCCGTTCGTTTCACAACAGACCCAAATTCCGCTGTAGCGACGCGGAATCCATCCACTTCGACGCGCAGTCGGCTGACTATGTATGGAGCATCGAGTGCACGGAGCACTTGTTCGATAAGCCAGCTTTTTTTAAACGGGCTGCAAGCTGGCTTAAGCCTGGTGGGAGATTTGCATTGTGCGCATGGTTAGCGGGCTCACCACCTTTGGATTCCGATCGTGTTTCGCAAGTCGTAAAAGTGTGTGAGGGGATGTTCTGCCCATCGCTCGGTACCCAAGACGACTACGTACAATGGTTTGAACAAGCAGGTATGCGCGTGGTGCACCAAGGTCTGTGGACTCGCAATGTCGAACGTACTTGGGAGATTTGCAAACGCCGTGTCGAACAATCGGGTGTGCGTCTGATTGCCAAACTACTTGGCCGTAACCACACGCTGTTTCTGAACCATTTTGATGCCATTCTCAATGCGTATCGAAGTGGAGCCATGGAGTATGGATACTTTGTCGCGGAGAAGGTCGGATGA